The following proteins are co-located in the Podarcis raffonei isolate rPodRaf1 chromosome 5, rPodRaf1.pri, whole genome shotgun sequence genome:
- the NTF3 gene encoding neurotrophin-3 isoform X1, translating to MLTSATILHVNKVMSILFYVIFLAYLRGIQSTNMDQGSLPEDSINSLIIKLIQADILRNKISKQITDIKDSVQDTMKKTETAEPDMDGNESVKLDFQPVISMDTELLKHQKRYSSPRVLLSDNTPLEPPPLYLTEDYVGSSVAANQTSRQKRFAENKSHRGEYSVCDSESRWVTDKSSAIDIRGHQVTVLGEIRTGPSPVKQYFYETKCKQAKPAKSGCRGIDDKHWNSQCKTSQTFVRALTSENNKLVAWRWIRIDTSCVCALSRKIGRT from the coding sequence ATCTTACACGTGAACAAGGTGATGTCCATCTTGTTTTATGTGATATTCCTTGCTTATCTCCGTGGCATCCAGTCTACCAACATGGACCAAGGGAGTTTACCAGAAGATTCAATAAATTCTCTCATTATAAAACTTATTCAAGCAGACATCTTAAGAAATAAGATCTCCAAGCAAATCACAGATATAAAGGATAGTGTTCAAGACACAATGAAGAAAACAGAGACTGCTGAGCCTGATATGGATGGCAATGAAAGTGTGAAACTGGATTTCCAGCCGGTTATCTCAATGGATACAGAACTACTAAAACACCAGAAACGCTATAGCTCCCCCAGGGTCCTCCTAAGTGACAATACCCCATTGGAACCCCCTCCATTATACCTTACGGAGGATTACGTTGGCAGTTCTGTGGCAGCAAACCAAACGTCTCGGCAGAAGAGGTTTGCTGAAAACAAGAGTCATCGTGGAGAGTATTCCGTGTGTGACAGTGAGAGCCGATGGGTCACTGACAAATCTTCTGCCATTGACATTAGAGGACACCAGGTTACTGTGCTGGGAGAAATCAGAACAGGGCCTTCCCCAGTCAAGCAATATTTTTATGAAACAAAGTGTAAACAAGCCAAGCCTGCCAAAAGTGGCTGCCGTGGTATAGATGATAAGCACTGGAACTCCCAGTGCAAAACATCCCAAACATTTGTACGAGCATTGACTTCAGAAAACAATAAACTTGTAGCCTGGCGATGGATAAGAATAGACActtcttgtgtgtgtgcattatccAGGAAAATTGGACGAACATAG
- the NTF3 gene encoding neurotrophin-3 isoform X3 gives MSILFYVIFLAYLRGIQSTNMDQGSLPEDSINSLIIKLIQADILRNKISKQITDIKDSVQDTMKKTETAEPDMDGNESVKLDFQPVISMDTELLKHQKRYSSPRVLLSDNTPLEPPPLYLTEDYVGSSVAANQTSRQKRFAENKSHRGEYSVCDSESRWVTDKSSAIDIRGHQVTVLGEIRTGPSPVKQYFYETKCKQAKPAKSGCRGIDDKHWNSQCKTSQTFVRALTSENNKLVAWRWIRIDTSCVCALSRKIGRT, from the coding sequence ATGTCCATCTTGTTTTATGTGATATTCCTTGCTTATCTCCGTGGCATCCAGTCTACCAACATGGACCAAGGGAGTTTACCAGAAGATTCAATAAATTCTCTCATTATAAAACTTATTCAAGCAGACATCTTAAGAAATAAGATCTCCAAGCAAATCACAGATATAAAGGATAGTGTTCAAGACACAATGAAGAAAACAGAGACTGCTGAGCCTGATATGGATGGCAATGAAAGTGTGAAACTGGATTTCCAGCCGGTTATCTCAATGGATACAGAACTACTAAAACACCAGAAACGCTATAGCTCCCCCAGGGTCCTCCTAAGTGACAATACCCCATTGGAACCCCCTCCATTATACCTTACGGAGGATTACGTTGGCAGTTCTGTGGCAGCAAACCAAACGTCTCGGCAGAAGAGGTTTGCTGAAAACAAGAGTCATCGTGGAGAGTATTCCGTGTGTGACAGTGAGAGCCGATGGGTCACTGACAAATCTTCTGCCATTGACATTAGAGGACACCAGGTTACTGTGCTGGGAGAAATCAGAACAGGGCCTTCCCCAGTCAAGCAATATTTTTATGAAACAAAGTGTAAACAAGCCAAGCCTGCCAAAAGTGGCTGCCGTGGTATAGATGATAAGCACTGGAACTCCCAGTGCAAAACATCCCAAACATTTGTACGAGCATTGACTTCAGAAAACAATAAACTTGTAGCCTGGCGATGGATAAGAATAGACActtcttgtgtgtgtgcattatccAGGAAAATTGGACGAACATAG
- the NTF3 gene encoding neurotrophin-3 isoform X2 produces the protein MACGQGEAARGERNPDMILHVNKVMSILFYVIFLAYLRGIQSTNMDQGSLPEDSINSLIIKLIQADILRNKISKQITDIKDSVQDTMKKTETAEPDMDGNESVKLDFQPVISMDTELLKHQKRYSSPRVLLSDNTPLEPPPLYLTEDYVGSSVAANQTSRQKRFAENKSHRGEYSVCDSESRWVTDKSSAIDIRGHQVTVLGEIRTGPSPVKQYFYETKCKQAKPAKSGCRGIDDKHWNSQCKTSQTFVRALTSENNKLVAWRWIRIDTSCVCALSRKIGRT, from the coding sequence ATCTTACACGTGAACAAGGTGATGTCCATCTTGTTTTATGTGATATTCCTTGCTTATCTCCGTGGCATCCAGTCTACCAACATGGACCAAGGGAGTTTACCAGAAGATTCAATAAATTCTCTCATTATAAAACTTATTCAAGCAGACATCTTAAGAAATAAGATCTCCAAGCAAATCACAGATATAAAGGATAGTGTTCAAGACACAATGAAGAAAACAGAGACTGCTGAGCCTGATATGGATGGCAATGAAAGTGTGAAACTGGATTTCCAGCCGGTTATCTCAATGGATACAGAACTACTAAAACACCAGAAACGCTATAGCTCCCCCAGGGTCCTCCTAAGTGACAATACCCCATTGGAACCCCCTCCATTATACCTTACGGAGGATTACGTTGGCAGTTCTGTGGCAGCAAACCAAACGTCTCGGCAGAAGAGGTTTGCTGAAAACAAGAGTCATCGTGGAGAGTATTCCGTGTGTGACAGTGAGAGCCGATGGGTCACTGACAAATCTTCTGCCATTGACATTAGAGGACACCAGGTTACTGTGCTGGGAGAAATCAGAACAGGGCCTTCCCCAGTCAAGCAATATTTTTATGAAACAAAGTGTAAACAAGCCAAGCCTGCCAAAAGTGGCTGCCGTGGTATAGATGATAAGCACTGGAACTCCCAGTGCAAAACATCCCAAACATTTGTACGAGCATTGACTTCAGAAAACAATAAACTTGTAGCCTGGCGATGGATAAGAATAGACActtcttgtgtgtgtgcattatccAGGAAAATTGGACGAACATAG